One stretch of Papaver somniferum cultivar HN1 unplaced genomic scaffold, ASM357369v1 unplaced-scaffold_154, whole genome shotgun sequence DNA includes these proteins:
- the LOC113336949 gene encoding mitochondrial import inner membrane translocase subunit TIM50-like: protein MSQLQSRRLLLFLVNKSNRFHSTVSGNPPKAPIVSSASLLNNASNSKSTPIPPPIPVPNMGFEDDDHDPWRFLKFGLFASLAGAAITAGYATYAYSLEEVDEKTKALRQATNYAVENDAPGLEKFKALAYRTAMTVPAKSTELYLDLRKTLEEHVRGFTEPTSEKLLPDMHPLEAPHVFTLVLDLNETLVHSDWKRERGWRTFKRPGVEAFLEHLAQFYEIVVYSDQLQMYVDPIIERLDAKGCIRFRLSRSATRYQDGKHYRDLSKLNRDPKRIIYVSGHALESTLQPENALPVKAWKVDPEDTTLLDLIPFLEFVARQRPADIRPVLESYKGQDIPTEFIKRSKELQKLKSQKQQQPGRLWR from the exons ATGTCACAGCTTCAATCTCGTCGACTTCTCTTATTCTTAGTAAACAAAAGTAATCGATTTCATTCAACAGTTTCAGGAAATCCACCAAAGGCTCCCATAGTTTCTTCTGCATCTCTTCTCAATAATGCTAGTAATAGTAAATCTACCCCTATTCCTCCTCCTATCCCTGTTCCTAACATGGGTTTTGAAGACGACGATCATGATCCGTGGAGATTTTTGAAGTTTGGGCTTTTTGCATCTCTTGCTGGAGCTGCTATTACTGCTGGTTATGCCACATATG CTTACTCCTTGGAAGAAGTGGATGAGAAAACAAAGGCATTACGACAAGCTACAAATTATGCTGTAGAAAATGATGCACCTGGTCTTGAG AAATTTAAGGCTCTGGCTTACAGAACTGCAATGACGG TCCCTGCTAAATCCACTGAGCTGTACCTGGATCTCAGAAAGACATTGGAAGAACATGTCCGG GGTTTTACAGAACCAACATCTGAAAAGCTTCTCCCAGATATGCATCCTCTGGAGGCCCCACATGTTTTTACTCTTGTGCTGGATCTGAATGAGACATTGGTACACTCTGATTGGAAG CGTGAAAGAGGATGGAGAACCTTCAAAAGACCAGGAGTTGAAGCCTTTTTGGAACATCTTGCCCAATTTTATGAAATTGTTGTTTATTCTGATCAGCTACAGATG TATGTCGATCCGATAATTGAAAGGCTTGATGCAAAGGGATGTATACGATTTAGGCTATCAAGGTCTGCAACCAGATATCAGGATGGGAAGCATTATAGG GACTTGTCAAAGCTGAATAGAGATCCTAAAAGGATCATATATGTAAGTGGTCATGCATTAGAATCTACACTGCAGCCAGAGAATGCTCTTCCAGTTAAGGCTTGGAAGGTCGACCCAGAAGATACAACTCTTTTGGATCTTATTCCATTTCTAGAGT TTGTTGCTCGCCAGAGACCTGCTGATATTAGACCAGTGCTTGAATCTTATAAAGGCCAGGATATTCCAACTGAGTTCATCAAACGTTCAAAGGAGCTTCAGAA GCTTAAATCACAGAAGCAGCAGCAGCCTGGCCGTCTCTGGCGATGA
- the LOC113336910 gene encoding transcriptional adapter ADA2-like isoform X1 has protein sequence MGRYRGVPNSADEDLSSRSKRKRAATSGENLDSSSAAPGTSDGKRALYHCNYCNKDISGKIRIKCVKCPDFDLCIECFSVGAEVTPHKSNHPYRVMDNLSFPLICPDWNADEEILLLEGIEMYGLGNWAEIAEHVGTKSKALCIDHFTTAYMNSPCFPLPDMSHVVGKNRKELLAMAKGHNEVKKVAATGFPTFGDFTLKEDSPFSPSRVKIEGQSPSSLTAASDDSGTGFSSINRASAGAVKKASSMAQIKETADPVKVEDSHVDRSIGGKKPIPAREEGPSMTELSGYNAKRHEFEPEYDNDAEQSLAEMEFKDTDTEAECELKLRVLRIYLNRLDERKRRKDFILERNLLNADPLEKDLSPEEREIYQRYKVYMRFHSKEEHEELIRTVIEEHGMKKKIQELQEARAAGCRTSAEANRYREQKRKREAEESAFKGKESSQLGASGKFLQRVNRPKSEPDGSSPRGGLKGSAGFESGGKGLSTTPALGFASCLDDWDLTGLPGSDLLSDAEQRLCRESKLLPSHYLKMLEVMSKEVFSGNITKTSDAYRLFKVDPSKIDGVYDMLVKKGIAQI, from the exons ATGGGGCGTTACCGTGGTGTTCCTAATTCAGCAGACGAGGATCTAAGTTCCAG GTCTAAAAGAAAAAGGGCAGCTACCAGTGGAGAGAACTTAGATTCTTCAAGTGCAG CTCCAGGAACAAGTGATGGAAAGAGGGCATTATACCACTGCAATTATTGCAATAAAGATATTTCTGGGAAGATTCGTATCAAGTGTGTAAAGTGCCCTGATTTTGATCTATGCATAGAGTGCTTTTCTGTAGGAGCTGAAGTTACACCTCACAAGAGCAATCACCCTTACAGGGTTATG GACAATTTGTCATTTCCCCTTATTTGTCCAGATTGGAATGCAGATGAAGAGATATTGCTTCTAGAG GGTATTGAAATGTATGGATTAGGTAACTGGGCAGAAATTGCAGAGCACGTTGGTACGAAGAGTAAAGCTTTATGTATCGATCACTTCACGACTGCCTATATGAATTCTCCGTGTTTCCCACTCCCT gacATGTCTCATGTTGTTGGAAAGAACAGAAAGGAGCTTCTTGCTATGGCAAAGGGACACAATGAGGTCAAGAAAG TGGCTGCCACAGGGTTTCCTACATTTGGCGATTTCACGCTGAAAGAAGATTCTCCATTCTCTCCTTCTAGAGTCAA GATTGAAGGTCAATCACCATCTAGCTTAACTGCAG CATCAGACGATTCTGGGACTGGTTTTAGCAGCATCAATAGAGCATCAGCAGGTGCAGTTAAGAAAGCATCAAGTATGGCCCAAATCAAAGAGACGGCAGATCCAGTCAAAGTGGAAG ATTCTCACGTGGACAGAAGTATTGGGGGAAAGAAACCTATACCAGCCAGAGAAGAGGGGCCATCTATGACAGAACTAAGTGGCTATAATGCTAAAAGACATGAGTTTGAACCCGAATACGACAATGATGCTGAGCAGTCACTTGCAGAGATGGAGTTCAAGGATACTGATACTGAAGCCGAGTGTGAACTTAAGCTGCGAGTGTTGCGTATTTATCTGAATAG GCTTGACGAGAGGAAGCGAAGGAAGGACTTTATATTGGAAAGAAATTTACTGAACGCTGATCCGCTGGAGAAGGATCTCTCTCctgaagaaagagagatatatcaACGCTACAAGGTTTACATGCGCTTTCATTCGAAAGAAGAACACGAGGAACTCATAAGGACAGTTATTGAGGAGCATGGaatgaagaaaaaaattcaagaaCTTCAG GAAGCCCGAGCTGCTGGGTGTCGCACATCAGCTGAGGCAAACAGATATCGTGAACAGAAAAGGAAAAGGGAGGCCGAGGAAAGCGCTTTCAAAGGGAAGGAAAGTTCTCAGCTTGGGGCTAGTGGTAAATTTCTGCAAAGGGTGAACCGCCCCAAAAGCGAACCTGATGGCAGCAGTCCTCGAGGTGGTTTAAAAGGGTCTGCTGGGTTCGAGTCTGGTGGCAAAGGTTTATCTACAACACCAGCACTGGGTTTTGCAAGTTGTTTGGATGATTGGGATCTCACCGGACTTCCTGGGTCTGACCTACTATCTGATGCT GAGCAAAGATTGTGCCGTGAATCCAAATTGCTTCCTTCTCATTATCTAAAAATGCTGGAAGTTATGTCGAAGGAGGTTTTCAGTGGCAACATTACCAAAACATCTGATGCTTATCGACTATTTAAAGTAGACCCAAGCAAAATTGATGGAGTATATGATATGCTTGTAAAAAAGGGGATTGCTCAAATATAA
- the LOC113336910 gene encoding transcriptional adapter ADA2-like isoform X2, protein MGRYRGVPNSADEDLSSRSKRKRAATSGENLDSSSAAPGTSDGKRALYHCNYCNKDISGKIRIKCVKCPDFDLCIECFSVGAEVTPHKSNHPYRVMDNLSFPLICPDWNADEEILLLEGIEMYGLGNWAEIAEHVGTKSKALCIDHFTTAYMNSPCFPLPDMSHVVGKNRKELLAMAKGHNEVKKGFPTFGDFTLKEDSPFSPSRVKIEGQSPSSLTAASDDSGTGFSSINRASAGAVKKASSMAQIKETADPVKVEDSHVDRSIGGKKPIPAREEGPSMTELSGYNAKRHEFEPEYDNDAEQSLAEMEFKDTDTEAECELKLRVLRIYLNRLDERKRRKDFILERNLLNADPLEKDLSPEEREIYQRYKVYMRFHSKEEHEELIRTVIEEHGMKKKIQELQEARAAGCRTSAEANRYREQKRKREAEESAFKGKESSQLGASGKFLQRVNRPKSEPDGSSPRGGLKGSAGFESGGKGLSTTPALGFASCLDDWDLTGLPGSDLLSDAEQRLCRESKLLPSHYLKMLEVMSKEVFSGNITKTSDAYRLFKVDPSKIDGVYDMLVKKGIAQI, encoded by the exons ATGGGGCGTTACCGTGGTGTTCCTAATTCAGCAGACGAGGATCTAAGTTCCAG GTCTAAAAGAAAAAGGGCAGCTACCAGTGGAGAGAACTTAGATTCTTCAAGTGCAG CTCCAGGAACAAGTGATGGAAAGAGGGCATTATACCACTGCAATTATTGCAATAAAGATATTTCTGGGAAGATTCGTATCAAGTGTGTAAAGTGCCCTGATTTTGATCTATGCATAGAGTGCTTTTCTGTAGGAGCTGAAGTTACACCTCACAAGAGCAATCACCCTTACAGGGTTATG GACAATTTGTCATTTCCCCTTATTTGTCCAGATTGGAATGCAGATGAAGAGATATTGCTTCTAGAG GGTATTGAAATGTATGGATTAGGTAACTGGGCAGAAATTGCAGAGCACGTTGGTACGAAGAGTAAAGCTTTATGTATCGATCACTTCACGACTGCCTATATGAATTCTCCGTGTTTCCCACTCCCT gacATGTCTCATGTTGTTGGAAAGAACAGAAAGGAGCTTCTTGCTATGGCAAAGGGACACAATGAGGTCAAGAAAG GGTTTCCTACATTTGGCGATTTCACGCTGAAAGAAGATTCTCCATTCTCTCCTTCTAGAGTCAA GATTGAAGGTCAATCACCATCTAGCTTAACTGCAG CATCAGACGATTCTGGGACTGGTTTTAGCAGCATCAATAGAGCATCAGCAGGTGCAGTTAAGAAAGCATCAAGTATGGCCCAAATCAAAGAGACGGCAGATCCAGTCAAAGTGGAAG ATTCTCACGTGGACAGAAGTATTGGGGGAAAGAAACCTATACCAGCCAGAGAAGAGGGGCCATCTATGACAGAACTAAGTGGCTATAATGCTAAAAGACATGAGTTTGAACCCGAATACGACAATGATGCTGAGCAGTCACTTGCAGAGATGGAGTTCAAGGATACTGATACTGAAGCCGAGTGTGAACTTAAGCTGCGAGTGTTGCGTATTTATCTGAATAG GCTTGACGAGAGGAAGCGAAGGAAGGACTTTATATTGGAAAGAAATTTACTGAACGCTGATCCGCTGGAGAAGGATCTCTCTCctgaagaaagagagatatatcaACGCTACAAGGTTTACATGCGCTTTCATTCGAAAGAAGAACACGAGGAACTCATAAGGACAGTTATTGAGGAGCATGGaatgaagaaaaaaattcaagaaCTTCAG GAAGCCCGAGCTGCTGGGTGTCGCACATCAGCTGAGGCAAACAGATATCGTGAACAGAAAAGGAAAAGGGAGGCCGAGGAAAGCGCTTTCAAAGGGAAGGAAAGTTCTCAGCTTGGGGCTAGTGGTAAATTTCTGCAAAGGGTGAACCGCCCCAAAAGCGAACCTGATGGCAGCAGTCCTCGAGGTGGTTTAAAAGGGTCTGCTGGGTTCGAGTCTGGTGGCAAAGGTTTATCTACAACACCAGCACTGGGTTTTGCAAGTTGTTTGGATGATTGGGATCTCACCGGACTTCCTGGGTCTGACCTACTATCTGATGCT GAGCAAAGATTGTGCCGTGAATCCAAATTGCTTCCTTCTCATTATCTAAAAATGCTGGAAGTTATGTCGAAGGAGGTTTTCAGTGGCAACATTACCAAAACATCTGATGCTTATCGACTATTTAAAGTAGACCCAAGCAAAATTGATGGAGTATATGATATGCTTGTAAAAAAGGGGATTGCTCAAATATAA